A genomic stretch from Phaeodactylum tricornutum CCAP 1055/1 chromosome 22, whole genome shotgun sequence includes:
- a CDS encoding predicted protein produces the protein MEADGSSQPSRAPIQTMSIGHTAAKGNNSSSFRDSQHSSAPKRRPKLPKRKRGKTHGGTSQQLLSSDGVHQQPSRDLVATRASGDARKERRARKDAFKELQRDKESKNLESPKAPNPGSDQVFLSLDQVMNLGLRTSVAPPQQILHWCALTPVPLQAEEDAVKILIHWGKSERGMMKDQPSFRLQQVTRMCRRNGMQLSQALSLRRQHMQKMHYLNIEKLGLGTENDVKAAADCFEEAVESTLRKLNIPIWTEKEQRLHFKNLNIRGPSPPTPDFIFRNKVILRKSSGSGANRHIVDELVIHWIEVKMFYGASTIPNDNRSAVGKLLKTAKKYNTAYGPGALLFMYGCGDRLAADLAKEGVIVLDCSGGMVDLELVYAQLRTWCANKNGDILP, from the coding sequence ATGGAAGCTGATGGTTCGTCTCAGCCAAGTAGGGCACCAATACAGACCATGTCTATTGGCCACACAGCGGCAAAGGGAAAtaattcttcttctttccgaGACAGTCAGCATTCATCTGCCCCAAAACGTCGACCGAAATTGCCGAAACGTAAACGGGGCAAGACCCACGGTGGTACTAGTCAGCAGCTTCTTTCCAGCGATGGCGTACATCAACAGCCATCTCGAGACTTGGTCGCGACGCGAGCAAGTGGTGATGCAAGGAAAGAGAGACGCGCTAGAAAGGATGCATTCAAGGAATTACAGCGAGACAAAGAAtccaaaaatttggaatcCCCAAAGGCTCCAAACCCAGGATCTGATCAGGTGTTTTTGTCGCTAGACCAGGTCATGAACTTAGGGCTACGGACTTCAGTCGCACCTCCGCAACAAATTTTACATTGGTGTGCTTTGACACCAGTCCCACTTCAGGCTGAAGAAGATGCAGTCAAGATACTAATACATTGGGGGAAAAGCGAACGAGGAATGATGAAAGATCAGCCGAGCTTTCGTTTGCAGCAGGTCACGCGGATGtgccgacgaaatggaatGCAGCTCTCACAAGCGCTCTCATTGCGCCGACAACACATGCAAAAGATGCATTACTTAAATATTGAAAAATTAGGTTTGGGTACAGAAAATGACGTAAAAGCTGCAGCTGATTGCTTTGAAGAAGCTGTTGAATCGACTTTGCGGAAATTGAACATTCCGATATGGACGGAAAAGGAGCAGAGGCTTCACTTCAAAAATCTCAATATAAGAGGTCCATCCCCACCAACTCCAGACTTCATTTTTCGAAACAAAGTGATTCTACGGAAATCGAGTGGTTCGGGTGCGAACCGACATATTGTGGATGAGCTAGTCATTCATTGGATAGAGGTCAAAATGTTCTACGGAGCTTCCACAATTCCAAACGACAATCGCAGTGCCGTAGGGAAACTCCTGAAAACCGCCAAGAAATACAACACCGCTTACGGACCAGGCGCTCTGCTTTTCATGTACGGTTGCGGTGACCGTCTTGCAGCCGATCTGGCAAAGGAAGGCGTCATTGTACTCGACTGCAGTGGAGGCATGGTTGACCTTGAGCTCGTTTATGCTCAACTGCGTACGTGGTGTGCCAATAAAAATGGCGACATTCTTCCGTAA
- a CDS encoding predicted protein produces the protein MRSSVRGRAMMSGFMGATASCFAKLAFEANNADSPAGRKWMPNVCAVQASSDTTAAATILCSILRLIPRGICLILMIVCNAIMLGSFLEGMEESGSVAGTALATASNFATSAAYGFFLWEEDLSMEWMVGFGMVVVGVLILSTATASKPTQADASKME, from the coding sequence ATGAGGTCATCCGTTCGAGGAAGAGCCATGATGAGTGGATTCATGGGTGCTACAGCCTCCTGTTTTGCGAAGTTGGCTTTTGAAGCGAACAACGCGGATTCGCCCGCGGGACGGAAGTGGATGCCGAACGTGTGTGCCGTTCAAGCCTCATCCGATACAACAGCAGCTGCCACAATATTGTGCTCGATCCTCCGCTTGATACCTCGAGGAATATGCTTGATTCTAATGATCGTCTGCAACGCTATCATGCTGGGGagctttttggaaggcaTGGAAGAGTCGGGTAGTGTCGCCGGCACAGCGCTAGCGACGGCGTCGAATTTCGCAACTTCGGCTGCTTACGGCTTTTTTCTATGGGAAGAAGATTTGTCCATGGAATGGATGGTTGGCTTTGGTATGGTGGTGGTCGGTGTTCTAATTCTGTCAACAGCGACGGCTTCCAAACCGACACAAGCAGATGCCTCGAAAATGGAATGA
- a CDS encoding predicted protein, with protein MRLVVVVFIATTNGLRVSAFAPVGTMGSVSVYRISRRNPRRARRAPAVGSIDVLFAAYDAEWQVGDVYRDLELLEQAINISNADVNLQYAQRIETLDYFAAQRRPLAADLAHSIGPSLGFSVTLWLWFYWSPFPRTCRRFVRTLNHALAAHFMCAAVLAPILALLVQQWRRHPEPLPTELQGIDPEYYRFTTTTWEDPKTSCRNFILCLLEQWTSVVLGFALCGPFLTSTTALPVRMITRTAIVASLRQYPQLWFEFSRSQQPLPLSGSVWLLRTLLAAAAVVYTPWFLAAEAALWMHAVHLPLARVALVYGTMAILAYATRYLPPSVKIRDVSTWNKVVSLRKYVLFAGVVAVFLPKVLPTLQRARSAAQWIGLPNVLRYQVRQISRTSVLAVAGMGLVLAAPCVHLAAVCRLVWIGYTHDFSLATDADQLQALLRDESDATQSRYQWRYRLRWRPPERIAATLNQWRKRFWYWFFFAGSVPDKLRREYGGKRQSEAHRQGLTVLQRVQEEQRKDPYAPKPDSTRWKSRAMERLAEKHQRDYDSGSFEDPLGVAVHQTLGIGLGFNFDHMGKPNAADVLSTRRLQARAAKSAIRRRPAPSGCGRRDPISGSATIRPDTDG; from the exons GTCGGATCCATCGATGTACTGTTCGCTGCTTACGATGCGGAATGGCAAGTCGGTGACGTGTATCGCGATTTGGAACTCCTCGAACAAGCCATCAACATCTCCAACGCCGACGTTAATCTACAGTACGCGCAACGAATCGAGACTCTCGATTACTTTGCAGCACAGCGACGTCCATTGGCTGCCGATCTGGCGCACTCCATTGGACCATCGCTCGGATTTTCCGTCACCCTCTGGCTTTGGTTCTACTGGTCCCCCTTTCCAAGGACCTGCCGCCGTTTCGTTCGAACTCTGAACCATGCTTTGGCCGCACACTTTATGTGCGCAGCCGTTCTGGCACCGATACTGGCACTCCTCGTTCAACAATGGCGGCGCCATCCAGAACCCTTGCCAACAGAATTGCAAGGGATCGACCCCGAATATTACCGGTTTACCACCACGACGTGGGAAGATCCCAAAACGTCCTGTCGTAATTTCATTTTGTGTTTGCTGGAGCAGTGGACATCGGTAGTGCTGGGTTTTGCACTTTGCGGACCTTTCCTCACGTCGACTACCGCACTTCCGGTTCGCATGATCACGCGGACGGCGATCGTGGCGTCTCTCCGTCAGTACCCGCAGCTATGGTTCGAATTTTCACGATCGCAACAACCACTTCCCCTTTCCGGATCGGTGTGGTTGCTACGGACATTATTGGCTGCCGCCGCTGTCGTGTACACCCCTTGGTTCCTCGCTGCAGAAGCGGCCTTGTGGATGCATGCGGTGCACCTCCCACTGGCTCGTGTGGCCCTCGTATACGGAACCATGGCCATCTTGGCCTACGCTACGCGGTACCTTCCTCCGTCGGTCAAGATTCGAGACGTATCCACTTGGAACAAAGTTGTGTCCCTTCGGAAATACGTGCTCTTCGCCGGAGTTGTCGCCGTGTTCCTCCCAAAGGTCCTGCCAACATTGCAACGAGCCCGTTCGGCGGCCCAATGGATTGGTTTGCCGAACGTGCTGCGATACCAAGTACGTCAGATCTCGCGCACGTCCGTATTGGCAGTGGCTGGGATGGGACTCGTCTTGGCGGCTCCGTGTGTGCATCTCGCGGCGGTATGCCGATTGGTGTGGATCGGGTATACGCACGACTTTTCGCTCGCCACCGACGCCGATCAACTCCAAGCGCTACTCCGCGACGAATCCGACGCCACTCAATCCCGTTACCAATGGCGCTACCGGCTCCGGTGGCGTCCACCGGAAAGAATCGCAGCTACCCTGAACCAATGGCGCAAACGCTTCTGGTACTGGTTTTTCTTTGCTGGAAGCGTCCCCGACAAACTACGTCGCGAATATGGTGGCAAACGCCAGAGCGAAGCACACCGGCAAGGTCTAACCGTACTCCAACGAGTACAGGAAGAACAACGCAAGGATCCGTACGCTCCAAAACCCGACAGCACGCGGTGGAAAAGTCGGGCCATGGAACGTTTGGCGGAGAAACACCAGAGAGATTACGATTCGGGATCGTTCGAG GATCCGCTTGGCGTGGCGGTGCACCAGACTCTAGGAATTGGTCTGGGTTTTAATTTTGACCACATGGGCAAACCGAACGCAGCCGACGTTCTTTCAACCCGACGGCTACAAGCCCGCGCCGCCAAGAGTGCCATTCGAC GCCGCCCAGCTCCGTCAGGATGCGGACGCCGAGATCCAATATCTGGCTCAGCGACTATCCGACCTGATACCGACGGATAA
- a CDS encoding predicted protein, translating to MKGKKRSRQSASNTVVWSGADHADRQDKKMSKLQKHASGESKREHRRAVLTHETAEKRDHTKLRLHLIKTQRELAKLKARLESWDPHEEKERRRIERAAAELNVEQDNDPPKKKGRKGPEAWTLRGAARSAWEVYDFDTRYKDPHLEAHAQAKERAQRSQNILALCKGTFAQDAPPEGRDYLSLLMQLGHLSQEAKQFKAARAAWLECMDLEGNKPITTARESLMRMYLDLKRDEAALRLGDRLVDDTSVWVRYSTALLAVKTKSADKMETHLVAAIKSNIFCAYYLAFYDTFRTVFEYTEDFQDAEDEPQSSLEEAIEYCTSNQTDSWIDSQANVSLRNLLLAASKGQHPALLPSDLHWSARLDKIEEVFEARRQHAYEDGQDAEPSQGPEKTIDDAQESDEEDADTPIDLGMFIGMFRTAMEMVEESDMV from the coding sequence ATGAAAGGAAAGAAGCGATCTCGCCAATCGGCCAGTAACACGGTTGTTTGGTCGGGAGCCGATCACGCGGACCGCCAAGACAAGAAAATGTCGAAACTGCAAAAGCACGCGTCCGGAGAGTCGAAACGGGAGCATCGACGTGCCGTCTTGACGCACGAAACTGCGGAAAAACGCGACCACACCAAGCTACGCTTGCATCTTATCAAAACACAGCGCGAACTCGCTAAACTCAAAGCTCGACTCGAATCGTGGGACCCgcacgaagaaaaagaacgcCGACGAATAGAACGGGCAGCCGCAGAACTAAACGTGGAGCAAGACAACGATCCTCCCAAAAAGAAAGGTCGCAAAGGACCCGAAGCTTGGACGTTACGGGGTGCTGCACGATCGGCTTGGGAAGTTTACGACTTTGATACCCGCTACAAGGATCCGCATCTGGAAGCACACGCCCAGGCGAAGGAAAGAGCCCAGCGGTCACAGAATATTTTGGCACTGTGCAAGGGAACTTTTGCACAAGACGCTCCACCCGAAGGTCGTGACTATCTGAGCCTGCTCATGCAACTCGGACATTTGAGTCAAGAGGCCAAACAGTTCAAAGCTGCACGTGCCGCATGGTTGGAATGTATGGATCTGGAAGGCAACAAGCCGATTACTACGGCACGCGAAAGCCTTATGCGAATGTATCTCGACCTGAAGCGAGATGAGGCCGCATTGCGATTAGGGGACCGCCTGGTGGATGACACATCCGTCTGGGTACGATACTCAACGGCACTACTGGCGGTGAAAACAAAATCAGCTGACAAGATGGAAACGCATTTGGTGGCCGCCATCAAGTCTAATATTTTCTGCGCATACTATCTCGCATTTTACGATACGTTTCGTACTGTTTTCGAATACACCGAAGACTTTCAAGACGCAGAAGATGAACCGCAAAGCtcgttggaagaagccattgaGTACTGTACGAGCAATCAAACGGATTCTTGGATTGATAGCCAAGCAAACGTATCGTTGCGAAATCTTCTTCTGGCCGCCTCGAAAGGTCAACACCCGGCTCTCTTACCGTCTGATCTGCATTGGAGTGCACGGCTAGACAAAATTGAAGAGGTGTTTGAAGCGAGGCGGCAGCATGCGTACGAGGACGGCCAAGATGCCGAGCCTTCCCAGGGGCCAGAGAAGACCATTGATGACGCTCAAGAAagcgacgaagaggacgccGACACTCCCATTGACCTGGGAATGTTCATTGGCATGTTTAGGACTGCAATGGAAATGGTGGAGGAGTCTGATATGGTATGA
- a CDS encoding L-galactono-1,4-lactone dehydrogenase (Probably galactonolactone dehydrogenase (an oxidoreductase utilizing CH-CH bonds as donors and cytochrome acceptors) catalyzing the reaction L-galactono-1,4-lactone + 2 ferricytochrome c = L-ascorbate + 2 ferrocytochrome c.) — protein sequence MHISSVTSRKSLQRILGSSRSYLGAYNVTGRFLSNGPKFAVKAKRSDLTVLSASAVVALAVFQYKEYSRTKLELSAEETTTTLLNWSGTHVVQVDNNRYWEPETVQEVEDIVRSCHKRGQPVRPIGSALSPNGIAFHQNGMMSMANLDRILQVDVKNQRVTAQAGARVSQVVDALRPYHLTLPNLASIAEQQMGGFIQVGAHGTGRSIAPVDHYVTEIKLVTPAKGTITLTKDDGELFELAKVGLGCLGVVVEVTMECVPAHRLVEHTFVLTREEAVTRLQELLTEHKHMRYMWIPYTDSVVVVTNDPEDQVKEIPKLKKISEDERFAPLRDLMLELSNEWPEPYTKESLQSIGFGELRDALLAIDPLGIKHVKRCNEAEAEFWKRSEGYQVRPSDELLQFDCGGQQWVWEVCFPTGTQEKSSGNDMDFMTELLAGIEREEIPAHSPIEQRWSASSSSLMSPAYGPKDGLHSWVGIINYLPSEDEGQRRDISELFTGRYCNLMRNVGQAVSATSHWAKLERPKSMWQLVDTQLFLQTRFPLRLFNEARDIYDPKNILGNDLLNLVVGKPGTK from the exons ATGCACATCAGCAGTGTTACATCCCGAAAAAGTCTGCAACGAATTCTTGGTTCCTCCAGAAGCTATCTCGGAGCCTACAATGTCACGGGTAGATTCCTTTCGAACGGTCCCAAGTTTGCGGTCAAAGCAAAGCGATCTGATTTGACCGTCCTCTCTGCGTCGGCGGTAGTAGCCTTGGCGGTGTTTCAGTACAAAGAATACAGCAGAACGAAGCTGGAACTAAGCGCCGAAGAGACTACCACGACTTTGTTGAACTGGAGTGGCACTCATGTGGTACAAGTCGATAACAACCGATACTGGGAACCCGAAACAGTGCAAGAAGTAGAGGATATTGTTAGATCTTGCCATAAACGGGGTCAGCCGGTCCGGCCGATTGGATCGGCTCTAAGTCCAAATGGGATTGCGTTTCATCAGAACGGTATGATGAGCATGGCCAATCTCGATCGGATTCTTCAGGTGGATGTGAAGAATCAAAGAGTCACTGCCCAGGCCGGAGCTCGTGTTAGCCAGGTGGTCGACGCTCTCCGTCCCTACCACTTGACACTTCCGAATCTTGCAAGTATCGCTGAGCAGCAAATGGGTGGCTTCATTCAAGTCGGCGCGCATGGAACGGGACGGTCTATTGCTCCAGTTGATCATTACGTCACGGAAATCAAACTTGTTACCCCAGCCAAAGGCACCATTACACTTACAAAAGATGATGGTGAACTATTTGAGCTCGCCAAGGTGGGCTTGGGATGTTTGGGAGTGGTAGTAGAAGTTACCATGGAATGCGTACCGGCACATAGACTAGTGGAACATACATTTGTGTTGACACGCGAAGAAGCCGTTACCCGATTGCAAGAGTTGCTTACGGAACACAAACATATGCGTTACATGTGGATACCATATACTGACTCGGTTGTGGTTGTGACGAACGATCCCGAAGATCAAGTGAAAGAAATTCCTAAATTGAAAAAAATAAGCGAAGACGAACGCTTTGCCCCTCTGCGCGATTTAATGTTGGAGCTTTCTAACGAATGGCCCGAACCGTATACGAAAGAATCGCTGCAAAGTATCGGATTTGGAGAGCTCCGCGATGCGCTACTGGCTATCGATCCTTTGGGAATCAAGCACGTCAAACGATGTAACGAGGCCGAAGCagaattttggaaacgaAGCGAAGGCTATCAGGTTCGTCCTAGTGACGAACTACTACAATTTGATTGCGGAGGGCAG CAATGGGTATGGGAAGTCTGCTTTCCAACGGGGACTCAGGAAAAGAGCAGTGGCAATGATATGGACTTTATGACAGAGTTGTTGGCTGGAATCGAACGTGAGGAAATCCCCGCTCACTCTCCTATCGAACAGCGCTGGAGtgcgtcgtcctcgtctcTCATGTCACCTGCGTACGGACCCAAAGATGGCTTGCATAGTTGGGTAGGTATCATCAACTACCTTCCGTCCGAAGATGAAGGTCAACGCAGGGACATTTCGGAACTCTTTACCGGTAGGTACTGCAATTTGATGAGAAATGTGGGGCAAGCTGTGAGTGCCACTAGTCACTGGGCCAAGCTAGAGCGTCCGAAATCGATGTGGCAGCTCGTCGATACACAGTTATTCTTGCAGACACGGTTTCCGTTGAGGCTCTTCAACGAAGCTCGAGATATTTATGATCCCAAGAATATTCTGGGAAACGATCTACTCAATCTGGTTGTGGGCAAACCAGGAACCAAGTAA
- a CDS encoding predicted protein, with product MSSSIRRTDLLALSNLRNDGRKPHEIRRMRVQMSPLSVSTISGSALVEMGLTVVLATVRGPVDCLRRADENPDQAVLDVTVQSAPFSSSADRRVANPKTDRRLIEASHMLKRAMEAAILLHLYPKSRIELVVSVLADDGGRLCAAINAATLALMDAGIPMKDFVCACSAGLPGTSATPDSHALTLVDLNRQEESSTGGQAATHMPVALLPQRNTLVLAQCEARLPNLDTLERVLDAATEGCRAVFDILQAAVREHAATVLAARSGTTRIVSAFD from the coding sequence ATGAGTTCCTCCATTCGCCGGACAGACTTGCTCGCATTGTCGAATCTTCGTAATGATGGTCGTAAACCACACGAAATTCGTCGTATGCGGGTTCAAATGAGTCCATTGAGTGTCTCGACGATTAGCGGTAGTGCCTTGGTCGAAATGGGCCTGACGGTGGTCCTCGCGACGGTCCGGGGCCCCGTGGATTGCTTGCGCCGAGCGGACGAGAATCCTGATCAGGCGGTATTGGACGTTACGGTGCAGTCGGCGCCCTTTAGTTCTTCCGCCGATCGACGCGTTGCTAATCCAAAAACTGATCGTCGTCTCATTGAAGCATCCCACATGCTCAAACGCGCGATGGAAGCCGCTATTCTGCTCCATCTTTACCCTAAATCCCGCATTGAACTCGTCGTCTCGGTGCTCGCTGACGACGGGGGACGACTCTGTGCAGCTATCAACGCCGCCACTTTGGCTCTCATGGATGCAGGCATTCCGATGAAAGATTTTGTGTGCGCATGTTCTGCCGGATTGCCCGGAACCTCGGCCACACCGGATAGTCACGCGCTGACGCTAGTCGATTTGAACCGACAGGAAGAATCTTCTACTGGTGGACAGGCTGCCACTCACATGCCCGTCGCGCTCTTGCCGCAGCGAAATACGCTCGTCTTGGCGCAGTGCGAAGCGCGTTTACCCAATCTGGATACACTGGAACGAGTACTCGACGCCGCCACGGAAGGATGTCGCGCCGTCTTTGACATACTGCAAGCCGCTGTCCGGGAGCACGCTGCGACCGTATTGGCGGCACGGAGTGGGACCACCCGCATTGTCAGCGCTTTTGATTGA
- a CDS encoding predicted protein, whose product MSRPELTGHASLFYNEKEARKYDSSSRMIGVQREITERAVELLRLDDSKPSLVLDIGCGSGLSGQVLEERGHVWLGCDVSRDMLTVAKEHEEDTKVLQSTGDLMHHDMGSGLPFRPATFDACISISALQWLCYSNSAAQNPRKRLTRFFSSLYTVLKRGGRAVLQFYPETAEQAVLISETATKVGFAGGVVVDYPNSAKAKKHYLVLSFDRSLAPRRGALGTAEQDQKQQHVTVGEALGSNKGKKQPPRKKKGIKTKEWILHKKDAQRTKGKDVRPDTKYTARRRRGKF is encoded by the exons ATGTCTCGCCCCGAATTAACGGGACACGCGTCGCTTTTTTACAACGAAAAAGAGGCCCGCAAGTATGATTCATCGTCGCGTATGATCGGCGTGCAACGCGAGATTACGGAACGAGCGGTTGAACTCTTGCGTTTGGACGACAGCAAGCCATCGCTTGTTCTCGACATTGGTTGTGGTTCCGGTTTATCGGGACAAGTGTTGGAAGAAAGGGGACACGTATGGCTAGGTTGCGATGTTTCGAGGGATATGTTGACTGTTGCCAAGGAAC ATGAAGAAGACACTAAAGTCCTGCAATCGACGGGCGATTTGATGCACCACGATATGGGCAGTGGCCTTCCGTTTCGACCAGCAACCTTTGACGCCTGCATTTCCATTTCGGCATTACAGTGGCTTTGTTATTCGAATTCTGCCGCGCAGAATCCGCGTAAGCGTCTGACTCGCTTCTTCTCGTCTCTGTATACGGTCTTGAAGCGCGGAGGCCGCGCTGTCCTGCAATTTTACCCCGAAACCGCCGAGCAAGCAGTTTTAATTTCCGAGACGGCCACCAAGGTTGGTTTTGCGGGAGGAGTCGTTGTCGATTATCCGAACTCCGCCAAGGCTAAAAAGCACTATCTTGTGCTCAGCTTCGACCGTAGTTTAGCTCCACGTCGGGGTGCCCTCGGAACAGCCGAACAGgaccaaaagcagcaacaCGTGACGGTGGGTGAAGCTCTGGGATCGAACAAGGGTAAAAAACAGCCCCCACGAAAAAAGAAGGGCATCAAAACAAAGGAATGGATTTTACACAAAAAGGATGCCCAACGTACAAAGGGCAAAGACGTTCGCCCCGACACGAAGTACACGGCGCGGCGAAGGCGTGGAAAGTTTTAG
- a CDS encoding cystathionine gamma-lyase (A number of pyridoxal-dependent enzymes involved in the metabolism of cysteine, homocysteine and methionine have been shown to be evolutionary related. These enzymes are proteins of about 400 amino-acid residues. The pyridoxal-P group is attached to a lysine residue located in the central section of these enzymes; Gamma-cystathionase), protein MENPTGAVVPPISLATTFQQAHPGQATAPEDPNSFGLGYEYSRTGNPTRGALERAIAAAEHARYSVAYSSGSAATSAVVHCLEHGSHIVCVDDVYGGTQRYFRRIVTPTMGMTIEFVDMSTSSSENSDSPLSLEFAPQTKLVWLETPTNPTLKITDISKVAAVTKKQNCLLAVDNTFCSPYFQNPLSLGADLVVHSVTKYIGGHSDVVMGVVCTNREDLYQKLRFTQNGVGAVPSPFDCFLAHRGLKTLHLRMEAAARNAHAIALFLQSHEGVQKVVYPGLSSHPQHELAKRQQHGFGAMITFYCKGGRKEAAVFLKHLRVFALAESLGAVESLAESPSLMTHASVPDEQRAKLGIDDSLIRLSIGVESCRDLIDDLRNSLVVLVESMGGLK, encoded by the exons ATGGAGAATCCAACGGGTGCAGTTGTACCACCGATTAGTTTAGCCACCACCTTTCAACAAGCTCATCCGGGTCAAGCCACCGCTCCCGAAGACCCCAACAGCTTTGGCTTGGGATACGAGTATTCGCGCACCGGAAATCCAACACGCGGCGCCTTGGAACGGGCCATTGCAGCCGCCGAGCACGCCAGGTATTCCGTAGCCTATTCGTCCGGTAGTGCCGCCACTTCCGCCGTCGTACACTGCCTAGAGCACGGTAGTCACATCGTTTGTGTAGACGACGTTTACGGAGGGACTCAGCGGTATTTTCGTCGCATTGTGACACCTACCATGGGCATGACGATTGAGTTCGTCGACATGTCCACATCATCGTCCGAAAACTCCGACTCGCCTTTGTCACTCGAGTTCGCTCCCCAAACAAAACTGGTCTGGCTTGAGACACCCACCAACCCGACACTGAAGATTACGGATATTTCCAAGGTTGCGGCCGTCACCAAAAAACAAAACTGTCTCTTGGCGGTCGACAATACCTTCTGCTCCCCATACTTTCAGAATCCTTTGAGCCTCGGAGCCGATTTAGTCGTACACTCCGTAACGAAGTACATTGGTGGACACTCCGATGTTGTTATGGGAGTCGTCTGTACCAATCGGGAGGATTTGTACCAAAAGCTACGCTTTACACAAAACGGTGTGGGTGCCGTCCCGTCGCCTTTTGATTGTTTCTTGGCCCATCGAGGTTTGAAAACGTTGCATCTGCGAATGGAAGCGGCAGCTCG GAACGCCCACGCTATTGCACTCTTTCTACAGTCTCACGAGGGTGTACAGAAAGTAGTGTATCCTGGCCTGTCATCCCATCCTCAACATGAGCTGGCGAAACGCCAGCAGCACGGCTTTGGTGCCATGATTACGTTCTATTGCAAAGGTGGACGAAAAGAGGCGGCCGTATTTTTGAAACAC CTGCGTGTCTTTGCTTTGGCGGAATCTCTGGGAGCTGTCGAATCCTTGGCAGAAAGTCCGTCGCTCATGACGCACGCCTCGGTACCTGATGAACAACGCGCCAAGCTAGGTATTGACGATTCCCTCATTCGACTGTCCATTGGTGTTGAAAGTTGCCGAGACTTGATTGACGATTTACGCAATTCGTTGGTCGTTTTGGTTGAGTCAATGGGCGGGTTGAAATGA
- a CDS encoding predicted protein, whose amino-acid sequence LFIDGTLGGGGHSAALLQRLQPGDVVFGCDVDPAALATASERTGNDATTNLVLPPTCPGVDGILLDLGVSSHQIDTAERGFAFMKDGPLDMRMGQQNLHTGLTAADICNEFDEVELRRILKTYGDEPRAKSIAHSIVQSRPLQTTNDLVEAVSAVVPQFARKGKRLGRMSTLARVFQSLRIVVNQEDKVLEQALVDMAPTLLRPGGRLVVLSYQSMEDRSTKRVMRDGMTRKKTHSDEKDMYGNYCGAPRPFLALGKRQKATEEEIAGNPRARSATLRVAERQDTGKAKV is encoded by the exons CTGTTCATTGATGGTACCCTGGGAGGAGGTGGACACTCCGCTGCCTTGCTCCAACGCTTGCAACCGGGTGATGTGGTCTTTGGGTGTGACGTCGATCCCGCCGCACTCGCAACGGCATCCGAGCG CACCGGTAACGATGCGACCACGAATCTCGTGCTTCCACCCACGTGTCCCGGTGTCGACGGTATTCTACTCGACCTCGGCGTCAGTTCACACCAGATTGACACTGCCGAGCGCGGCTTTGCTTTTATGAAGGACGGACCCCTGGATATGCGCATGGGACAACAAAATCTGCACACTGGCTTGACCGCAGCCGATATTTGCAACGAATTTGACGAAGTCGAATTAAGACGCATTCTGAAAACGTACGGCGACGAGCCTCGGGCCAAGTCAATCGCCCACTCGATTGTGCAGTCCCGGCCACTGCAAACCACCAACGATTTAGTAGAGGCAGTGTCGGCCGTTGTCCCGCAATTTGCccgcaaaggcaaacgaCTCGGACGCATGTCCACGCTAGCTCGGGTCTTTCAGAGTCTCCGCATTGTTGTCAATCAAGAAGACAAGGTGCTGGAACAAGCCTTGGTCGACATGGCACCAACTCTGCTGCGACCAGGAGGACGACTGGTGGTCTTGAGTTACCAAAGCATGGAGGATCGATCGACCAAGCGGGTAATGCGGGATGGGATGACGCGTAAGAAAACCCATAGCGATGAAAAGGACATGTACGGGAACTATTGCGGTGCTCCGAGGCCGTTTCTGGCATTAGGGAAACGACAAAAGgcaacggaagaagaaattgccgGTAATCCTCGTGCACGGAGTGCCACCTTGCGGGTTGCCGAACGTCAAGACACCGGTAAAGCCAAAGTATAG